The Henckelia pumila isolate YLH828 chromosome 2, ASM3356847v2, whole genome shotgun sequence genome includes a window with the following:
- the LOC140883421 gene encoding uncharacterized protein: MSSDPKKDMVTKAIAKGVCFVLRKPVSSEGLKNVWQHVYLYKKRLQNIRNKNENINSTNADLLEIRCQVSNLSKENKRVEIARRSTLIEPKSKQVRESDHIHNDIEKMPLLKENDKQELKRKRTSEATSISDKETSSKVKPFEGKGKEIKTEEGTLEENYNLRRYPDLRLKFEEVINTPDKKGLCIEAERLVHMTRAPKIEEVNDQFEGKLISFQTRSDVGNEASRVGEKSANCHPGIPSISETKHSRPDSHKQLGQSLEKDANHEVTDSGQVYMKLTNGFQETNIKKEKNLSEDYSPEQFKLPLVPTGKKKKPNQPQSTSDMAVEVVQIKKENVKFNVEPTASDRIGSYSGGNSPPMEKELKL; the protein is encoded by the exons ATGTCTTCGGATCCAAAGAAGGATATGGTGACAAAAGCGATTGCTAAGGGGGTGTGCTTTGTTCTTAGGAAACCAGTTTCTTCGGAGGGACTCAAGAATGTATGGCAACATGTGTACTTGTACAAAAAAAGGCTTCAAAATATAAGAAACAAAAATGAGAACATCAATAGTACAAATGCTGATTTACTAGAAATACGATGCCAAGTTTCTAATCTAAGTAAGGAGAACAAAAGAGTTGAGATTGCGAGGAGAAGCACCCTGATCGAACCGAAGAGCAAACAGGTTCGAGAAAGTGATCATATTCACAATGATATCGAGAAAATGCCTCTGTTAAAGGAAAATGACAAACAAGAActcaaaagaaaaagaacaagtGAGGCTACCAGCATTTCAGATAAAGAAACTTCAAGCAAAGTAAAGCCTTTTGAAGGTAAAGGAAAGGAAATAAAAACCGAAGAAGGAACCCTTGAAGAGAATTATAATTTGCGGAGATATCCAGATCTTCGACTCAAGTTCGAGGAAGTTATCAATACACCAGACAAGAAAG GACTATGTATTGAGGCTGAAAGACTAGTACATATGACAAGAGCGCCAAAAATTGAGGAAGTAAACGACCAATTTGAAGGGAAACTAATTTCTTTTCAGACTCGAAGTGATGTTGGAAATGAAGCATCTAGAGTGGGAGAAAAATCAGCCAATTGCCACCCAGGCATCCCCTCCATTTCGGAAACTAAGCATAGTCGGCCTGATTCGCATAAACAGCTAGGTCAAAGCCTGGAAAAGGATGCAAACCATGAAGTTACGGATTCAGGCCAGGTCTACATGAAATTGACGAATGGCTTTCAAGAAACAAACATCAAAAAGGAGAAGAACCTTTCCGAAGATTATTCACCAGAGCAGTTCAAGCTTCCGCTAGTACCGACTGGAAAGAAAAAGAAGCCGAATCAGCCCCAGTCGACCAGTGACATGGCAGTAGAAGTGGTCCAGATAAAGAAAGAAAATGTGAAGTTCAATGTTGAACCCACTGCAAGTGATCGTATAGGCAGTTATTCAGGAGGGAACAGCCCTCCAATGGAGAAAGAGTTGAAACTGTGA